ttctattctatcggttttctttttatttagtatataatttaagaaaaaccttgctatgtgtactgcgttaagctaactgagacttgttatatcacttgcatatcattgctcttttgttgattttgattgcttccattgtcctcatttgtaattcgctttggataaaagtgtctgctaaatgactaaatgtaatgtaatgtaaataaaggaACCACATGCACTATCAGACTACACAGTCTAcacataattttttaaacaatgttaaaatgttaaactgaaaaaagatTATTACAGATGCATGTACTTTCTTTTGCAGACTGTGCAACTTTCTCAGAGATGAAGGTCATTATAATAGGCAGTAAATCGGACCTTAAATGCACTGCAGCTAACACTATCCTTGGTCATATTGACTGGAAAGTGGGCAAAGAGATAATCAAGAGTGAAATGAAACAGAGGACAAATCAGAACAGGTCTGTTACTTTAGTAATGACACCAGGATGGTGGAAGAGCTTCACACTGGCAGAGAGTGCAAAGTATATACAGATGGAGTTTGTGCATAGTTTAAAACTGTGTCCTGCTCCACATGCCTTCCTTCTAGTTATCAATCTACATGAATCATTCACAGACATGCATCTAAACAGTGTTCTGGAACACATGGAGATTCTTGGTGAGCAGATCTGGAACCACACCGTCGTTCTGCTCATGTATGTCAACACAGAGCAAAGAGATGCAGATTGCAAGCAGCTAATTGAGAGAGCAGGGACAGAGCTTGATGCTCTAATACAAAAGTGTGGGAACAGAGTTCATGTTTTCAACTATACTGACAGCAGGGGGATAAATGTACAAAAACTGTTTCATGAGACAGAGAGATTGGTAGCCGAGCACGAAGGACAGTGCTTTAAAAATTGACAGCAAACTTTTTGAGGAAATGGAGGAAAAGAGAAGGGCAGTAAAGAAACAAGCAGAAGAGAGAGAAATTCAAGTAAAAACAAAGATGCAAACCTTGAAACAACATCTAGCAGGTATAGTGCATCTTTGGTTTAAGAAAATGTTTGACAGCATTGTAGAATTAATAGAACAACTTTAATTATATAAGTTATATAATGTAACTCCAGCTGCATGCTAAGCACTGTTCATGTTCTTTCtggcagaatttttttttccagagttAAGGATTGTCTTGATGGGTAGCAGAATTGTTGGGAAGACCTCATTGGCGAATACCATcctgaaaaaaacacaaaaggagaacaGGGCCAAAAAGTGTGTGATGAAAGAGGGAGAGGTTGACAAgagaaaagtcattttaattgaCACACCTGGATGGTGGCCGTACGCGTCTGTAATAGAGACTTCAGAGTCAGTCAAGCAGGAGATCATGTCAAGTGTTGCTATGTGTTCACCAGGACCTCATGCAGTTTTGCTGGTTCTGCAGTCTGGTGTCGCCTTCAGTAAGGCGTATTTAAGGTCTGTCAAGGAGCACATGGAGCTCCTGGGTCGAAATGTCTGGAAGTACTGTATAGTGGTGTTCACCAGGGGAGACTGGATGGGGACATCCACTATTGAAGAGCACATTGAGAGTGAAGGAGAAGCTCTGCAGTGGCTGATCAATGAATGTGGAAACAGGTACCATATTCTTAACAACATGGAGCAGGATGATAGGGAACAGGTCAGAGAGTTGATGGAGAAAGTGGAGATGATGGCCAGAGAAAACACAGATCTCCTGACACATGTGGAAGCAGTGATGGAGACTGACAGTAGTCTGGGATATGGGTCAGAGCAAGACAAGTCAGAGAGAAGAAGCTTAAAGCTGGATCCACCTTATAGTAAGTAGCCTGACAAACTCCCTGCTGATCAATGatttttttgtctatttctaAAACAGCTAAACGAGCAGCAAATCTTCAACTGTACTCATTGTACAGTTTCTAGTAATGAtcctaaataaatgtattctcTCTAACGCTTATAAAAAGGTTTTgcaataaaaacatgttatacTCAGTTTTCATAATAATCAAATTTCTTTATGTAGTGGGCAACGGCGACAAGACTACGCAATGGCTTGAAAATCCAGCTAATGTGTTCAACTATAGAAGCTCATCAGAATTTTCAGAGGATGTCACACAAAGTTAATGGCACTGATGGCTTGCAGAGGTAAATAATCAATAACAACACAGCTATTTATTAGCAAGTGACTATTTGTATGAATTTCTCCTTGAAAATACTTTTGTTAGTGCAGTTTCTTTTGTAAGACTTTTGTTAGTGCAAATCTTTGAAATTAGACCAGCCTTCAAAGATAACAAGAGTGTGTGCGTGAAATAAGTTAAATgtgattatatttttataatacagattttggtttattttttctttcattagTATGCACTCATTTTCCACACTCATATGTATAGCCAAGTAATGAAAGcagtttaaacttttaaaatgaattctgTAATTTTCCTTATTTATACCATCATGACAGATCTGGTTGTAATAATCAGACACCTCTCTTGCTCAAAACTGCATTATTGATTGATAATAGCTTGTGTGTGAGTATGTATTTGCTttaatactgtacatttatatatttttctcttaTCATTTGTTTTCAAACTAAGCCAGGAAACAAAGAAAATGTTAATGCTAGATTTCATTTGCAAAATTGACAAATGTGTTTACATCCTGTATGTTAATCCATAATTTTTCAGATGGTAAAGGAAGATTAGTTTCACATCTGTGCCATACATCTGTGATCTGAAATCATAAATGATCTGATAATAATCTTGTCTGTTCCTTTCCCATTCCATTTAATTCTGATGCCTTGATGTATCAGCAGTaatcaaatgcatttttgctactaataaaaacatgcatttaaaacattttaagctattatttcattttaagttgGCAAAAAgtaatttcaaattattttgtagcatttttcACAAAACATAGTTAAAGTATATTACACTACCAGATGTAATACAAGTTGTCTAAAGGCTTTCCTAGATGATAGTTTTATCTTTCTGCTTGCAAACATTGttgtgctgttttatttttaaaacagccACAACCTCCAACACCCTGAAATACCGCATTTCTTCTTCAGATGAAACAATCTCCTGACCTGAATATATGACATTCCTTTGTGATGTGTGAAACATCTTCGTATGAGGAGTCCTTGCCAAGgcagaaataaaaacagcatttctgaaaattataataataggctagcagttttttttttgtatttatctttattatttaacaccaaacaccacttttttttaaaggccaCATAATTAGAGCAGTTTAGTGATAGGCTGTCCTAGAAGATTTTTCCATGGGCTCCTTGGTAATTTCATAAGGATTTTTAAATGTAGGCTATCAGTTTTGggtttctgaataaaataaggTTTGTGGTTAATTTCCTATTTTTTATACTTTGTTCTACACcataaaatgcatatgaatATGTGAAAGACTATGTTTTCTAAACACAGGTTTCTAACAAGTTGTTATCTATGGACTACAACTGTTGTCCAAGTCATCAAACACATAAACTCACATCCTTGTGGTAGTTGTAGTCCttatttagcaacttgttagcaacgtAGCCACTCAGTGTTTTAGTACTAGGCTACTGTAAACCGAACAGCTCTCTTACTGTAACTCTGTAGCAATTAACAACTCCAATGTTATAGCTAAAAGATGTGAAATACAACGAGAACAACCCGGGGATTTATGTACGCCATACTCCTGGAAATGGCATTTTTCTTGTAAGAATGATTACCtataagataaaataattttctattaaaaaaaaaacgtcatctaaaagaaaacaaagcgTAAAGGCCTCGCTCTTTAGGCAGTTAAAGACAAACATGACTCGTAATGGCTCGTTAATTACTCTGCAGAGACAGAGTCCGGATTGGACCGACAGACTCACAGACAGACATCCGTCGATGCTGCAGCGTTAGTGTGCTCAACAAAGGCTCAGGCCGGGAGAGGGCCATTTTACCAAATACAAAGGAAGCAGAGCAGCGAGGGAGGGGAGGACTGTGGGAATGACAGGAATAGCGAAATATCTCTTTACGAAATCGCAATGTGCCATCAAACCAAACACTGAACAATGGGTGAGAAGTGATCAGTCACGACTACAACAGAATATACAGTGAAACGACAGTagagcaaataaataatttagatGTCGAGCTGCCTGCTGTCAAAGCCGACTGCGCATCACGGTGGCAAAATGCCGGAACAGCACTGATGATATTACGACCCAGACACTGTACGACGTAATCTATCCTAATTTTGAAAACAGCCGTGAAAGATTATCGTCTGCTGGTAAGTGTTTATATCATTTACAATCCGTACACTCAAAATGTCAGAGACGTCCGAGTATTTCACATAGTCATAAGAAATATGAATCATAATTGGTTATGATGATCATAGAGCGCGCCGGAGGACGCAACAGGTCGCGCGTACAGTAGAGCTGTAGTTCCGCGTGCATTTGGCTGACGTAATTATGACATTTGTACAAGAATTTTACGAGGTCTGTTATAGCATATATTGACATGCAAGCTAAACACTTCATTGTGTTTTGGCAAgaatatcattttaataaaaatgtcttgGGAGTTTTTCAGGCGTTGAAAATTGTGTTCCCTGGTCATCTTACGTTTTGacacaaattatataaaaatgtgtcaTATGTAAGGAATGGGCGCATAACCAAATGCTGTGAAAgccaattaattaaaaaaaattacaataaaataaataaataattaaataaaagaaagaaagaaagaagtgtgTATACATGAAATATATAATTCTGTTGAGTGTAAGGATGTATAATGCtggttttctaaataaaataccAATACTTTACAGACTATGCTACTGAAAACTCctctgaaaacaagacacatCTGTATTACACACAGTCAAAATGTAGACTGTTTCAAATTCTATTATTAGGCCTTAACTGTATTAATATAGTGAATTAAGATAACCTCTGCAAGCCCTTTTTAGTTCTAATCAAGTTAATGCCGGCCTGTTGAATGCATGACTttagtttaaagtttaaattctgaatatgacattataaaacaaacataatacaATATGGTAACTATGAATACATGTGGTCCCCTGACAGATTCTTTGCAATAagctataaatataaatatatatatatatatatatatatatatatatatatatatatatgaaataaaaatgtctcagtgtttaCCAAATTGCACTTTATCTCAGCCCTTCATGTTCTTACCTGGTGAGTGtctaattattaaatactaCTGAGACTTAAAAAAGGGTCAGGGGAACGCCTTAAAACTTGGGGGTGTAAGAGAAAGGAGGGGTATATGCATGAGTAGGTGGTGTTCTGCGTTATTTGAATGCAAATGCAGAGAGAACAAGCCGAGACTGTGTTTGAGAGAGAAACGGGGAAAAGGAGGTGGAGAGTTGTCTTTGGATTTTAGTTAGACACTGAATAGACACAGATTTAGTTTGCCAAGTCCTTAGTTCACTTTTGAGACATTGCTTGCTCATGTATGCACTTGGCATTTGGCCTTGTAGCTCTCtatataaatgaaacatggaTTTTTGATTGTTTCTCAGAACTGATGCAGTGAGATTTACTGTAATTTAGCTCAAAGAGAAAGATTTTCAATCTGTTTCAACCCATGGGCCAATTAGCCATTGACTTTCCCCTGCATCATGTCACGCCGGAAACAGAAAAGACCTCAGCACTTTTACAGCCCCATCCTCAACACTTCGTGGCTACTTCAACATGGTGAgaaatgttttactgtttagTAAGAGAACTCCATTGTTTCTGTCAGTGAGCCGTCTTGCAAATGTCATTCGAGATATTTGCTGTGACATTAACAGATTCATATGCTTACAATATCCAATCTCATTttaagaaaagtaaaataaaacaatagtaaaaataaaaggaatttCTGTAATATTTAGACATGGTTACATCCCAACAGCTTCCGTCGAATGTCCAATTAGTACTTTTCATCTTCCGACCCAAGCTTGGAATTTAGACCACCCACGATATTATATGTATGGCTATTgagaatgttttaaaaaaagaataacaaaTAGCGAAGCGAACATAAAAGGAACAGGGATGTGTAATATGCTGAACTGGATTTTGAAAAGGGGATTAGAAATAGGTTGTGGAAAAAGGTGGACAGCACTGAAAAAGAAGGAGACACTTGAGTGCCTTAACGGGAATGGCATGAGACTTCATTGTCTCCGTGAGGCTTTGTGGTCGTGCACTCAGGCATTAACTGCCAGGAAGTACATGCAAAACAGTGTGTTGATCTGTGACTTAAATTCTAGAGTTCTTGAAGTACAGGAAACTTTATGCATTTCTCCCTTGCATATGCGTGTGTATGTATCGCTAAGTAATTTGTATTCATGCTATTATGTCTTTTGGATATAGCTTTGATGCTGAAGGTCACTTATTTTAAGCAATCTAGCTTTTTTCGGTGTTTGACAATAGCACTAAGGCTCACTGACCTTTCAGGCTTCGCTGAGTTAGGACAgaagatttgtttaaatatgtGAGATGTAATAGCATATATTCACTTAGACATGTGGGGTAGGTGGGTTGGTGAAGGAGTTTGGGAAATCTGTGGTGAGGTTCATTGTCCATGTTCATTGTTGCTGTGGAAACAAAGTTGGCTGTTAGCGGTGCTAAAGCACTGTAAGCTGGTTGAGGGATGGGATTTCAGATCAGAGGGAGTGAGGGGATAGAGAGAGAGTAATCTCGGAGGAGACAGCAATGTACAGGACTAGCTAAAAAAGAGGTGAAAATGAACAGTACACattatgttatttatattttatgagaTATAATAAtagatacatttattaatattaaaaagatgtTGTTGAAGGGTGATAATGAGAGTTTAAGTGGCACAGTTGGTGGCATTTATGGGAGCCTTTGTTAGAAGAGCAATACTACACTTTGGTTGGCCTTTAATACAAATACAGTGTTTCTAACAAGGTCAGCCAGAGGTAAGCTCTCCATATGTTATGTTTCCTTGGTGATGCTTGTGTAAACAGTGAGTAGAAACAATTGAAAAGCAATAAAGATGACAACAACCTAAAGAAAATTAAAGTACTAAAGGTTAGAAATGTGGTTTGGAGGTTTAGGCTAAAGGGTTTATCAGCTTCAGTTTTATTTAGCTTCAGGTTTATCAGCAAGTCTAATGACAACAATGTgacaaacaataaaattaattaaattcctAAATTAATTGTGTAATATAATCTATACAATCTACAGTATTTTCTCTTTGCTCAATTCTTAATTACTAATTTAAATTACTCCATGTAATacattaattgtattaattatattaaaataatacatttagaatGACTGTTTAAAAAGTACATTCTACTGACAactatatgcatatataaatattgttgtGGCTACCTTTATTGGTCTaatcagtattaaaaaaaatttatgtgTACCTATGCATAAATATTTAACAGTCTGTTTAATATCAAAGAAATTCCTGAATAggtacagtttttttctttgcacCTTATTGAACTTGCTTTATAAACATTAGACTAGCAGTATCAGAAGTACCATAATAATCAATTATTTGCGTGGCATAAATTGTTGCATAAATAGTTTCTCTCTGATTTCTTAGAGGAGCAGTTGGCAGTGAAGTCCCTCACCTCTACTCTTGCAAAGAACTCTTCCTGCTCTTCCTCACACTCAACTCAAAGCCGCCAATCTTCCTTAAACCCAAGCGCACCAGTTGAGAGGCTCACAACACCTTCTCTGACTAGAGCCAGCCATCCTGTTTTTCACATCCTTAGCCAGCCCATACAATTTCCTTCAAACCTCAAAGAGTCTCACCTTTTCCAAATTTCTGACATCCCATCCCATTCTACTAATCAGTGTATCACTACCACTGCACCAACTGTGCTCTCTACCCACAACCACACTCACTTACCCATGGCTTCTCCAAAGTTAGGTGTGTCAGCAACCACAACCTCCTGTTCATTCTCCTCTGCTGCTGCTTCTCTCTGTGTGCCTCCACACTCTAGAAGCCCTAGTTCTGTGCCTCAGGGTCCTCCAAGTCCAGTTACACCCTCTTCCAGCCCAAGCACAGTCCCCTCAGCCCCAGCATGTGCACCCGTCAGTATTGCTTTCATATTGGAGGAGCTACGTGTGCTGCAGCAGAGGCAAATTCATCAGATGCAGATGACTGAAGAAATCTGTAGGCAAGTACTGAGATTGGGAGGAGGATCTTGTGAAGTGGATTCAAAACCATTTACACTACCATCTCTGCCACAGCTCTGTTTAAAAGGTTCTGTTAACAACCCCAGACCTTCCCGACCAAAGCCATCACCTCCCCCTACCTCTGTGGCTCCTCTTTTGGCCTGTTTCTCATCCCTGCTACCCCCTCAGACCACCTCTAAGTCCTCCAAACATACCCACCCTCTCTTGAATGTCTTACGCCCCCATAAAGCACAGTATGACAGTGGTGTAGTTACTCCAGCAAGCTTCACCAGTCACACAAGTGCTTCCACGTCCTCATCAATGTCTACAACTGCTGCCTCAAACTATCCACTCACACTTTCTCTTGGCCTTCCATCCCAAAAATCATCCACCACAGGAGCTAGTGGACACAGTGGTGTGACCTTCCCAAACCAATCTATACCAGCAGCTGCTGTCCCTTCAGCCCCCTCACAGGATCCAAAACTCTCTGCTCAAGGAGGTACGACATCGTCAGGGCGTACGCAGCATGCATGCCGATTTTGTCGGAAACTCTTCAGCAGTGATTCATCCCTGCAAATACACTTGCGTTCACACACGGGGGAGCGTCCTTACCAGTGTCCCGTATGCTTCAGTCGATTCACCACACGAGGGAACCTCAAGGTCCACTTCTTGCGGCATCGTGAGCAAAACCCTGAACTCTCTTTTTCATTGTTTCCCTGTTCACTTTTTGCATCTGTAACTGGGGGATCGATGGGAGGGTCAGCACAAATGCAACCAAATGCACAAATCACCTCCACCAATACAAATGCTACTCAGAGGCATCAAAAACAGCAAGAGGATGATCTGCGTGGTGACAGTCTTGAGGGAACTACTGCCTCAACACGTGCCACAACCTCATCTCTTCCTCCTAGTATTGACTTGGCCCTGCTGACCACGGCACACTCTCTCCTTCAGCTCAATCGCGCCGCTGCTGCTGCGGCTGCTGCAGCCTCTACATCCACTACCTCCTCAATCACATCCTCATCACCTTCCTCTCTGGCCTCTACCCTTCTCTCAGCCCCTGCCTCATCCACCTCCTCCATTGCTGGGGTGTATAAAGGAGTGAAACGCTTTGATGAGAACACCCCACCAATACCTACTCTGCTCCCCCATTCTGCTTACTCACAGCTTGCCAATTTACCCAAACTCTTCTTCCCAACATCTTCCGCTCAGCATCATGCAGGCCATGGGTTTCTCAGGCCAACAACTCCAGCTGGATCCTTCCTGCCATCCCCACAACAACACATCACATTCCCGTTCACAGCATCATCCACTACCCCATCCATCTCAACCCCAACCTCAGACACATCGAAGCTGCAGAGACTGGTGGAGAAGTTAGAGAAAGAACCACATGGTCAGTCACATTGGGTTTCATCCATTGGGGAGACTTCTACCAGCAGCCATAGTGCAGCAGGAGCATTAAGCTATAGCAGCAGTGGTTTAATGAGCA
This portion of the Onychostoma macrolepis isolate SWU-2019 chromosome 02, ASM1243209v1, whole genome shotgun sequence genome encodes:
- the sall2 gene encoding sal-like protein 1 codes for the protein MSRRKQKRPQHFYSPILNTSWLLQHEEQLAVKSLTSTLAKNSSCSSSHSTQSRQSSLNPSAPVERLTTPSLTRASHPVFHILSQPIQFPSNLKESHLFQISDIPSHSTNQCITTTAPTVLSTHNHTHLPMASPKLGVSATTTSCSFSSAAASLCVPPHSRSPSSVPQGPPSPVTPSSSPSTVPSAPACAPVSIAFILEELRVLQQRQIHQMQMTEEICRQVLRLGGGSCEVDSKPFTLPSLPQLCLKGSVNNPRPSRPKPSPPPTSVAPLLACFSSLLPPQTTSKSSKHTHPLLNVLRPHKAQYDSGVVTPASFTSHTSASTSSSMSTTAASNYPLTLSLGLPSQKSSTTGASGHSGVTFPNQSIPAAAVPSAPSQDPKLSAQGGTTSSGRTQHACRFCRKLFSSDSSLQIHLRSHTGERPYQCPVCFSRFTTRGNLKVHFLRHREQNPELSFSLFPCSLFASVTGGSMGGSAQMQPNAQITSTNTNATQRHQKQQEDDLRGDSLEGTTASTRATTSSLPPSIDLALLTTAHSLLQLNRAAAAAAAAASTSTTSSITSSSPSSLASTLLSAPASSTSSIAGVYKGVKRFDENTPPIPTLLPHSAYSQLANLPKLFFPTSSAQHHAGHGFLRPTTPAGSFLPSPQQHITFPFTASSTTPSISTPTSDTSKLQRLVEKLEKEPHGQSHWVSSIGETSTSSHSAAGALSYSSSGLMSTSTSTNVVTSLPSSTIQIPSSLFGKESPYLGLMHSAGTLAPNQCSVCLRVLSCPRALRLHQATHLGERPFPCKLCGRSFSTKGSLRAHLATHRARPPNSRAQNSCPLCQRKFTNALVLQHHIRMHLGGQLPPEHMPDTSTGCDTLSHSESIELSASEMSPSATDVQLLNDLQTITDSRHTESLAVSTALTACAITSSLPASLSSGPIPPLDLSPDPSLNPTPLSPPTFRVDPPELSLSAPSPVDSAPSFVTPATQSASAKTGPDATDELSFELSSNTAFLEDKKISSSPALKKESPQKNDCERSENRSVSPSGSRSNLEDLLSIQAHNASKVPPPHPESTPPSLLVLRSESASSHTVRLEEPDQSLLQTSKLIPQEFPKEGKMEDKTPNNGQRTTPDLSINADMVSDSVNKTNEDETEDRDTHVQKTIKEAHCSSTAKDKADTTATEMDRTESTVCISLTPSLPPPMPEKKIYHCSECGKEYASRSGLKGHMKHHGGFVKAPRALVKTKGPERVLHHERSQTHHLATFLPPGHQ